One stretch of Plodia interpunctella isolate USDA-ARS_2022_Savannah chromosome 10, ilPloInte3.2, whole genome shotgun sequence DNA includes these proteins:
- the twy gene encoding fas-binding factor 1 homolog, translating into MSFNVDDPLAGILSDGSDDSFFDDDIIGKKKPTKKNLTPTLEKKNALFDLDSDKPKATVVILDDKDEGLSTVSKSDSKKGFDFEMTSSTKISKDSFKTEVNSKTVDKLNIMKSPSKNRSASHDTLDILGDLGGPKKETVKPLEKGKSSQSLLDDILGESSKPIATTQARPSTAAKTTGFDFDSILGKSEDKQTRQGRNTPQKPNIQVKNTKEDLAPIKKSSEDWLGIFKDNDENNDEGDDTGMPAWLAGGDTKKKKADQSNKSSSKPEIKEVQIDNKDIEEPIKQREVDQPELNNLGYSKPVPNATLMHASNEDIATEGATLYLQQQESQLMVALQLKAQEEKLAALQMRQKESQRVQREAALAQHSQLDAMLQRQAAHRQQMQAIISAHQERITQRIKDLLGTSDIDQDRITINPDDEVDTGRAEQRETPHMKEKKQLLQLVQSLQENHDKEIDLMETSYRRQLAFLEISLSQSEERMKEESDKLVKFYSEKISWLEEHHQLHKKMTEDNLKEMTERHKAENELVRQQHLENIRVLQEHHVSLMENIKKAVKQEQVLIQDSAGFSSDLHELVKDVKESKSQCQILVETIQTLSENTHKDTERSVQLREMQINDILQQLKRDRENFEIEKTETRDIVKMMESRLKQMTSMIEEDAAAMKQKKMEFEFEKATFSKQTEFAKNLLKKQDEEIKIMRDDIQKEYQEKISKIDEERKKAVTDSAALAKEKASIQSIKQELETLKAELHAQLEEVTEERSKLNIEKQQIHMEEQRILAKSRDLDLLAKTAMDRQSQADKKYSEAEFLQHKYEERIRRIQEHVVSLNTREKQIAREKVALSRERLNLHNDRKQIASRLPCSLCKSSQSVPQYYEPNYIPDAFNLSVTRDVSGPNVEVSSAMNAIEQEMAFLMSRNFSLRHSTGTATSIVHDEGKAEGRGGDNLQSSQPESAILKDYMDPKFMMLRLDVQQVLSNLDQNKKECDDKNNVEE; encoded by the exons atgagCTTTAATGTTGATGACCCTTTAGCTGGTATACTAAGTGATGGTAGTGATGATAGTTTCTTCGACGACGATATCATTGGAAAGAAAAAGCCAACTAAGAAAAACTTGACTCCAACACTGGAAAAGAAAAATGCTTTGTTTGATTTAGATTCAGACAAACCTAAAGCAACTGTTGTTATATTAGACGATAAGGATGAAGGTCTATCGACTGTAAGTAAAAGTGATAGTAAAAAaggttttgattttgaaatgacatcttcaacaaaaataagcaAAGACTCTTTCAAAACTGAGGTTAATAGTAAAACggtagataaattaaatatcatgaAATCACCTTCCAAAAATCGGAGCGCCAGTCATGACACTCTTGATATATTAGGTGATTTAGGAGGGCCTAAAAAGGAAACTGTGAAACCATTGGAAAAGGGCAAGAGTTCACAGTCTTTGCTCGATGATATTCTTGGAGAATCATCTAAGCCAATTGCAACAACACAAGCTAGGCCTAGCACTGCTGCCAAAACAACCGGTTTCGATTTTGATTCAATTTTAGGTAAAAGTGAAGATAAGCAAACAAGACAAGGAAGAAATACACCCCAAAAGCCTAATATTCAagtgaaaaatacaaaagaagaTTTAGCTCCTATAAAAAAGTCAAGTGAGGATTGGCTTGGTATATTTAAAGATaatgatgaaaataatgatgaagGCGATGATACCGGTATGCCAGCCTGGTTGGCCGGTGGTGacactaaaaagaaaaaggcAGATCAGTCAAATAAATCTTCAAGTAAACCAGAAATAAAAGAAGttcaaattgataataaagatattgaaGAACCAATAAAACAAAGAGAGGTAGACCAGCCTGAATTAAATAATCTGGGATATTCGAAACCAGTTCCTAATGCAACGCTAATGCATGCAAGTAATGAAGATATAGCAACAGAAGGTGCCACTTTATATTTGCAACAACAAGAATCTCAACTAATGGTCGCATTACAGTTAAAGGCTCAAGAGGAAAAACTGGCTGCATTGCAGA TGCGCCAAAAAGAAAGCCAGAGAGTGCAACGTGAAGCGGCGTTGGCGCAACATTCGCAGTTAGACGCCATGTTACAGCGGCAAGCCGCACACAGGCAACAGATGCAAGCTATCATCTCCGCTCATCAGGAGAGAATCACGCAGAGGATTAAG GATTTGCTAGGAACCAGTGATATAGATCAAGACCGCATTACAATAAACCCGGATGATGAAGTGGACACAGGACGAGCAGAACAGAGGGAGACGCCCCATATGAAGGAAAAAAAGCAGTTGCTTCAATTAGTTCAGTCTTTACAGGAAAATCACGACAAAGAAATAGATCTAATGGAGACATCttatag ACGTCAGTTAGCATTTTTAGAAATCTCGCTAAGCCAATCTGAGGAAAGAATGAAAGAAGAAAGCGACAAACTGGTGAAGTTCTATTCAGAGAAGATTAGTTGGCTAGAAGAGCACCATCAGCTGCACAAGAAAATGACTGAAGATAACTTAAAAGAAATGACAGAACGACACAAAGCTGAAAATGAATTAGTAAGGCAGCAACATTTGGAGAACATAAGGGTGTTGCAGGAACACCACGTGTCTCTAATGGAAAACATTAA GAAAGCAGTAAAACAAGAACAAGTTCTTATACAAGATTCAGCAGGATTTTCGTCAGATCTTCATGAATTGGTCAAAGATGTCAAGGAGAGTAAATCCCAGTGCCAAATTTTAGTAGAAACTATACAAACGTTATCAGAGAATACCCATAAGGATACTGAAAGGAGTGTGCAGTTAAGGGAAATGCAAATTAAtg atatccTTCAACAGCTGAAAAGAGATCGTGAAAATTTTGAGATAGAAAAAACTGAAACAAGAGATATTGTCAAAATGATGGAGAGTAGGCTGAAGCAAATGACAAGC ATGATCGAGGAAGATGCAGCTGCAATGAAACAGAAGAAAATGgagtttgaatttgaaaaagcGACGTTCAGTAAACAAACTGAATTTGCCAAAAATCTTCTGAAGAAGCAAGATGAAGAAATAaag ATCATGAGAGATGATATCCAAAAAGAGTATCAAGAGAAAATATCAAAGATAGATGAAGAAAGGAAGAAAGCTGTGACAGACAGTGCAGCGTTAGCAAAGGAAAAAGCTTCTATACAAAGCATAAAGCAAGAACTTGAG ACTTTGAAGGCGGAATTACACGCTCAACTAGAAGAAGTCACAGAAGAGCGATCGAAGTTGAATATAGAGAAACAACAGATACACATGGAAGAGCAGAGAATTTTAGCCAA GAGCCGTGATTTGGATTTATTGGCAAAAACAGCGATGGATAGACAGTCGCAAGCGGATAAGAAATATTCTGAAGCTGAATTTCTACAGCACAAATACGAAGAAAGAATTCGCCGCATTCAAGAACATGTGGTTTCGCTGAATACAAGGGAAAAACAAATAGCTAGAGAAAAGGTGGCGCTGTCTAGGGAAAGGTTGAATTTGCACAACGATCGAAAGCAAATAGCAAGTCGATTACCATGTTCTTTATGCAAGTCTTCCCAAAGTGTGCCACAGTATTACGAACCGAATTATATTCCAGATGCTTTTAATCTTTCTGTGACCAGAGATGTTAGTGGTCCAAATGTCGAAGTGAGCTCTGCGATGAATGCAATAGAACAAGAGATGGCATTTCTTATGAGCAGGAATTTTAGCTTGAGACACAGTACTGGTACTGCGACGTCTATAGTACATGATGAAGGAAAAGCCGAAGGGAGAGGTGGCGATAACTTACAAAGTTCTCAACCTGAATCTGCAATCTTGAAG GATTACATGGACCCAAAATTCATGATGCTGCGATTAGATGTGCAGCAAGTGTTAAGCAATTTagaccaaaataaaaaagaatgtgacgacaaaaataatgtagaaGAGTAA
- the LOC128673109 gene encoding ubiquitin domain-containing protein UBFD1-like → MEFIASEKGDSTENRDPNSLISNGTSKTATDNKPNVDSEKAHMEAPASVPCTSEPADESEECEIPEQVEFTVVFNKTKHDITFAYDATVLDLKAHLERICGVPQSAQKLIIKGMAKDNVTLRQAGIVKGGKVMLVGSKMDDILAMKTAPKEVLEEKASSQSSKEPLCMQKIHRKVLDKGIPPDVMPGLKGVKEPLPPVPLSGMLNKHGGKVRLTFKPEQDQLWLGTKERTEKLAMTSIKSITSEPIKDHEEYHIMGLQLGPTEASRYWVYWVPAQYIEAIKDAVLGVWQFF, encoded by the exons ATGgaatttatag CTTCCGAAAAGGGGGACTCAACTGAAAATCGGGATCCAAATTCTTTAATATCCAATGGAACATCGAAAACTGCGACAGACAACAAGCCAAATGTGGACAGTGAGAAAGCGCACATGGAGGCTCCCGCAAGCGTCCCTTGCACCTCGGAGCCTGCAGATGAGTCTGAAGAGTGTGAGATTCCAGAACAGGTCGAATTTACTGTAGTTTTTAACAAAACGAAACATGACATCACTTTTGCTTACGATGCGACAGTGTTAGATTTAAAAGCGCATTTGGAAAGGATATGTGGAGTGCCGCAGTCAGCTCAGAAGTTAATAATCAAGGGTATGGCTAAAGACAACGTTACGCTCAGGCAGGCGGGAATTGTCAAAGGAGGAAAAGTTATGTTAGTTGGATCAAAAATGGATGATATCCTCGCAATGAAGACAGCACCCAAG gaaGTATTAGAAGAAAAAGCCAGTAGCCAGTCAAGTAAAGAACCACTATGCATGCAAAAAATTCACAGGAAAGTTTTGGATAAAGGCATCCCTCCCGATGTGATGCCCGGACTCAAAGGAGTCAAg GAACCACTGCCCCCAGTGCCGCTAAGTGGGATGTTAAATAAACACGGTGGAAAAGTAAGGCTCACATTTAAGCCAGAGCAAGATCAACTTTGGCTTGGTACAAAGGAACGCACAGAAAAACTTGCCATGACAtccattaaaa GCATCACATCTGAACCAATCAAAGATCATGAAGAATATCATATAATG GGTCTCCAACTAGGCCCAACAGAGGCTTCCAGATATTGGGTGTACTGGGTTCCAGCCCAATACATAGAAGCTATAAAAGATGCCGTACTTGGCGTCTGGCAATTCTTCTAA
- the LOC128673108 gene encoding uncharacterized protein LOC128673108, with translation MQKLSKEKRSLKRRIRSIQRCAIERGLQKELLKNYNYICDYNYEAAALKGTNRKLILISVSVFVLLVISSSAVNSILSARCVLPSNYLVWEATRPLADCAYCKNVTKPIILYNVTRRNFACYSYSSKPIIIKNAIKHWKAATELNFDVFKQLYESTAGSYESLEDGCQFLNFKTDLFTLREVFQMPDARIRNEPGEKPWYVGWGNCHPDILARVRQYYSIPEFLPEDAEFPATENIFFGYEMGAVMHLDYIPRLMWQGQVKGNKTWSVAPVPECDHICHKFDYYVEPGDVVLLDTRIWYHATRIPKGQFSLTVQSEYG, from the exons ATGCAAAAGCTGTCAAAAGAGAAGAGAAGCTTAAAGAGAAGGATACGATCAATTCAAAGATGTGCAATAGAAAGAGGTTTGCAAAaagaattgttaaaaaattataattacatatgtGATTATAATTACGAGGCCGCAGCTTTAAAAGGAACAAATAGGAAGTTAATACTGATATcagtttctgtgtttgtgttatTAGTGATTAGCAGCAGCGCAGTGAATAGTATTTTAAGCGCTAGATGTGTGTTACCTAGTAATTATTTGGTGTGGGAGGCGACGCGGCCTCTCGCCGATTGTGCCTATTGCAAGAACGTTACGAAACCTATTATACTATACAACGTCACGCGCCGCAATTTCGCT TGTTATTCATATTCATCAAAACCAATAATAATCAAGAATGCAATCAAACACTGGAAGGCAGCTACAGAGTTAAATTTTGATGTGTTCAAACAGCTGTATGAGAGCACAGCGGGAAGTTACGAGAGCCTTGAAGATGGCTGCCAATTTCtcaattttaaaacagatCTATTTACCCTGAGAGAAGTGTTTCAGATGCCTGATGCAAGGATACGAAATGAACCTGGAGAGAAGCCTTGGTATGTGGGATG GGGTAACTGTCATCCAGATATATTAGCGAGGGTGAGGCAGTATTATAGTATTCCAGAGTTTCTGCCCGAAGATGCAGAGTTCCCGGCTACtgagaacattttttttggatATGAAATGGGAGCTGTTATgcat TTGGACTATATACCAAGACTGATGTGGCAGGGGCAAGTGAAAGGGAATAAGACATGGTCTGTTGCTCCAGTGCCAGAATGTGATCATATTTGCCATAAATTTGACTATTATGTTGAACCTGGTGATGTTG tatTGCTGGACACTCGTATTTGGTACCATGCTACAAGAATCCCGAAGGGCCAGTTCTCACTAACGGTGCAATCCGAATATGGatga
- the Su(z)12 gene encoding polycomb protein suz12-B: protein MPPKKRDKDNDTNKNSKIDHLQADHELFLQAFEKPTQIYRFLRTRNMLSPIFLNRTLSYMKRRMSRSNKSRCGFKIDSLLEKITLKKSTELQPNSLGGYMTLTFLGFYDKSLDEPRDYQVKVETLLLKICHKKRKESSSAIVEVSVGSCSVPLNPSTSEPPAMASAVSISSETFSPSQGPNVKSYMLMLRVTVTRASPNTNGAASTSEITNGDCDEPVTKRLKSNSTDHLNSTPENKWTKLYGSELIVYDKHNRCLLTNGEYDLVLHDATPGGRSATIARSPHKALMAQWETIPNESDLQTDTNPFDIFKVRPLLKLKLSWSQEPTNGLVNRPKLYQQTETNGVRKEAGSSKDRLSMKGNASDSKNGEKVKSEANEGDSKRQQIIYQFLYNNNSRQQTEACDDLHCPWCSLDCGTLYSLLKHLKLCHSRFNFTYFPIPGGARIDVSINELYDGSYTGSPHDLIAAQGRGGPAGAAGPRGGPAGAAGPRAGPTRRTSLTHVLVWRPRRVRRAHRHSLAEFLELDDAEVVEAQRPYLTGHNRLYHHTITCLPVYPNELDIDSESETDPLWLQQKTMMMIDEFTDVNEGEKELMKMWNLHVMKYNYVGDCQIPIACQMFLQMKGKELLEKNLYRNFILHMCSLHDFGLLSPVALYQTIQMLNQMLADNAEAKEKMRESLKAQREHWHAVGKYQQPAIIEQKPQTTTAKLNNIEASPSVRRKTSNLQNANRMASNANFNKSASPGPSHTESKRKMSSGSIQSRKRSSISERKSSV, encoded by the exons ATGCCTCCTAAGAAGCGTGATAAGGATAACGACACAAACAAAAACTCCAAAATCGACCACCTACAAGCTGACCATGAGTTATTTTTACAGGCATTTGAAA AGCCAACTCAAATATATAGATTCTTACGGACACGCAATATGCTTTCG CCTATATTTCTCAATCGGACACTTTCGTACATGAAGCGGCGAATGTCTAGAAGTAATAAAAGCCGCTGTGGATTCAAAATTGACTCACTATTAGAGAAAATCACTCTGAAAAAGAGCACAGAGCTTCAGCCTAACAGTTTGGGAGGTTACATGACTCTGACATTCCTAGGATTCTATGATAAAAGCCTCGATGAACCCAGAGACTATCAAGTAAAGGTAGAAACATTACTTTTAAAGATATGCCACAAAAAAAGGAAAGAAAGTTCTTCTGCTATAGTAGAAGTTTCG GTCGGCAGCTGTTCCGTGCCACTCAACCCATCTACATCGGAGCCTCCTGCAATGGCGTCGGCTGTGAGTATCTCCAGTGAGACCTTCAGTCCCTCACAGGGGCCCAATGTGAAGTCCTACATGCTCATGTTGAGAGTGACAGTCACCAGGGCATCTCCAAATACAAATGGAGCAGCCAGCACCAGTGAAATTACTAATGGTGATTGTGATG AACCTGTGACCAAAAGATTAAAATCAAACTCAACGGACCACTTAAACTCGACTCCTGAGAACAAATGGACGAAGCTCTATGGTAGTGAGCTGATAGTCTATGATAAGCACAACCGCTGTCTGCTCACTAATGGGGAGTATGACCTGGTGCTGCATGATGCGACGCCCGGCGGCCGCAGCGCCACTATAGCTAGGTCTCCTCATAAAGCTCTCATGGCTCAATGGGAAACCATACCTAAT gaaAGTGATCTCCAGACGGACACGAATCCGTTCGACATATTCAAAGTGCGCCCGCTGCTAAAACTCAAGTTGAGTTGGAGTCAGGAGCCCACAAACGGTCTCGTAAACCGGCCCAAGCTGTACCAGCAGACTGAAACTAACGGGGTCAGGAAGGAGGCCGGCTCCAGCAAAGACAGGCTCTCTATGAAGGGCAATGCTAGTGACAGTAAAAATG GGGAAAAAGTAAAAAGCGAGGCCAACGAAGGAGACTCGAAGCGCCAGCAGATAATATACCAGTTCCTGTACAACAACAACTCGAGGCAGCAGACGGAGGCCTGCGACGACCTCCACTGTCCGTGGTGCTCCCTCGACTGCGGCACTCTCTACTCGCTGCTCAAACATCTCAAGCTGTGCCATTCGAGGTTCAACTTCacatatttt CCAATCCCCGGCGGTGCTCGTATCGACGTATCAATAAACGAGTTGTACGACGGATCCTACACGGGGTCTCCGCACGACCTGATCGCAGCACAGGGCCGAGGCGGGCCCGCGGGCGCCGCAGGGCCCCGCGGCGGGCCCGCGGGCGCCGCAGGGCCCCGCGCCGGGCCCACGCGGCGCACGTCGCTGACGCACGTGCTGGTGTGGAGGCCGCGCCGCGTGCGTCGCGCGCACCGCCACAGCCTGGCGGAGTTCCTGGAGCTGGACGACGCGGAGGTCGTGGAAGCACAGAGGCCTTACCTTACAGGACACAATAG acTTTACCACCACACAATAACCTGCCTGCCAGTGTACCCCAATGAACTGGACATTGACTCTGAAAGCGAGACGGACCCGCTGTGGCTGCAACAGAAGACCATGATGATGATAGACGAGTTCACAGACGTCAACGAAGGGGAGAAAGAACTCATGAAAATGTGGAACCTCCACGTCATGAAGTACAACTACGTGGGTGACTGCCAGATACCTATCGCTTGCCAGATGTTCCTGCAGATGAAAGGTAAAGAGCTCTTAGAGAAAAACCTTTATAGGAACTTCATCCTCCACATGTGTTCGCTTCACGACTTCGGACTACTGAGCCCTGTCGCGTTATACCAAACCATACAAATGCTCAACCAAATGCTGGCAGACAATGCCGAAGCCAAAGAAAAAATGCGAGAGTCTCTGAAAGCACAACGGGAACATTGGCATGCTGTAGGGAAGTACCAACAACCCGCTATTATAGAGCAAAAACCTCAAACGACTACTGCTAAACTCAACAATATTGAGGCCTCACCTTCAGTTAGAAGGAAAACCTCTAATCTACAAAATGCTAATCGAATGGCAAGCAATGCTAACTTTAATAAGTCTGCGAGCCCGGGACCAAGCCACACGGAAAGTAAGCGGAAAATGTCTTCGGGCAGTATACAAAGTCGCAAACGGTCATCAATATCGGAAAGAAAAAGTTCCGTATAG